Proteins from one Thermococcus sp. M36 genomic window:
- a CDS encoding class I SAM-dependent methyltransferase gives MSHYYSEEPNVPLKTKTIEICLRGYCFKFITASGVFSFGKLDRGTELLIESMILDGNWRVLDLGCGYGAIGIVASRFVNYVVMTDVNRRAVSIARKNLKINNVRNAEVRWGSLYEPVKGEKFDTIITNPPVHAGKEILREIVINAPRHLNDGGLLQLVIKTKQGAKYIKALMNDHFTEVRELAKGSGYRVYAGIA, from the coding sequence ATGAGCCACTACTACTCCGAAGAGCCAAACGTTCCCCTCAAGACAAAGACCATCGAAATCTGCCTCAGGGGTTATTGTTTCAAGTTCATAACGGCCAGTGGAGTCTTCTCCTTCGGGAAACTCGACAGGGGAACGGAACTGCTCATAGAGAGTATGATACTTGACGGGAACTGGCGCGTCCTCGACCTCGGCTGCGGCTACGGTGCAATAGGCATTGTTGCTTCCCGCTTTGTCAACTACGTCGTCATGACCGACGTGAACAGACGGGCGGTAAGCATAGCGAGGAAAAATTTAAAAATCAACAACGTTAGAAACGCCGAGGTTAGGTGGGGAAGCCTCTACGAGCCCGTTAAGGGCGAAAAGTTTGACACAATCATCACTAACCCCCCGGTGCACGCGGGAAAGGAAATCCTGAGGGAAATAGTTATAAATGCTCCCCGGCATCTCAACGATGGAGGCCTCCTGCAGCTCGTTATCAAGACCAAGCAGGGGGCAAAGTATATTAAGGCTCTAATGAATGACCACTTCACCGAAGTGAGAGAGCTGGCGAAGGGGAGCGGCTACCGCGTGTATGCCGGGATCGCCTAG
- a CDS encoding RNA-guided pseudouridylation complex pseudouridine synthase subunit Cbf5, whose translation MARDEVRRILPADIKREVLVKDEKAETNPKWGFPPEKRPMEMHMQFGIINLDKPPGPTSHEVVAWIKRLFNLNKAGHGGTLDPKVSGVLPVALERATRVVQALLPAGKEYVALMHLHSEVPEDKIYAVMKEFEGEIIQRPPLRSAVKRRLRTRKVYYIEILEIDGKDVLFRVGVEAGTYIRSLIHHIGLALGVGAHMAELRRTRSGPFKEDETLVTLHDLVDYYHFWKEDGIEEYFRKAIQPMEKAVEHLPKVWIRDSAVAAVTHGADLAVPGIVKVHKGIKKGDLVAVMTLKDELVALGKATMTSGEMLQKSKGIAVDVDKVFMPRDWYPKLW comes from the coding sequence ATGGCGAGGGACGAAGTGAGGAGAATCCTCCCTGCTGACATAAAGCGAGAGGTCCTTGTCAAGGACGAGAAGGCCGAGACAAATCCAAAGTGGGGCTTTCCGCCGGAGAAGAGGCCGATGGAGATGCACATGCAGTTCGGGATAATAAACCTTGACAAGCCCCCCGGACCGACGAGCCACGAGGTGGTCGCGTGGATTAAACGGCTCTTCAACCTCAACAAGGCCGGCCACGGCGGAACCCTCGACCCCAAGGTGAGCGGAGTCCTGCCGGTTGCCCTCGAGAGGGCTACAAGGGTGGTTCAGGCGTTGCTTCCAGCGGGTAAGGAGTACGTGGCTCTAATGCATCTCCACAGTGAGGTCCCGGAGGACAAAATATACGCCGTCATGAAGGAGTTTGAGGGAGAGATAATCCAGAGGCCGCCCCTGAGGAGCGCCGTCAAGAGAAGGCTCAGGACGAGGAAGGTGTACTACATTGAGATACTCGAAATAGACGGCAAGGACGTGCTCTTCCGGGTTGGAGTTGAGGCGGGAACCTACATAAGGTCGCTTATCCACCACATCGGCCTGGCCCTTGGAGTCGGTGCCCACATGGCCGAGCTGAGGAGAACGAGGAGTGGGCCGTTCAAGGAGGACGAAACCCTCGTGACGCTCCACGACTTGGTGGACTACTACCACTTCTGGAAGGAGGATGGCATTGAGGAATACTTCAGGAAGGCGATACAGCCGATGGAGAAGGCCGTTGAACACCTGCCGAAGGTCTGGATTAGAGATTCGGCCGTTGCGGCAGTAACGCACGGTGCTGACTTAGCCGTTCCGGGAATAGTCAAGGTTCACAAGGGCATCAAGAAGGGCGATTTAGTTGCTGTGATGACCCTCAAGGATGAACTCGTTGCCCTCGGTAAGGCCACCATGACGAGCGGTGAGATGCTCCAGAAGAGCAAGGGAATAGCGGTTGATGTTGATAAGGTCTTCATGCCTAGGGACTGGTATCCAAAGCTGTGGTAG
- a CDS encoding 30S ribosomal protein S9, whose product MRVIQTAGKRKTAIARATIREGKGRVRINHKPVEIIEPEIARFTIIEPLVLAGEEIVSKVDIDVKVEGGGFMGQAEAARVAIARALVEWTNDMNLKEKFMKYDRTMLVGDSRRTEPHKPNRSTKGPRAKRQKSYR is encoded by the coding sequence ATGAGGGTCATCCAGACTGCTGGTAAGAGGAAGACGGCCATTGCGAGGGCCACCATCCGGGAAGGAAAGGGTCGCGTTAGGATCAACCACAAGCCAGTTGAGATCATCGAGCCGGAAATCGCGCGCTTCACCATCATTGAGCCGCTCGTCCTTGCCGGGGAGGAGATAGTCAGCAAGGTTGACATCGACGTCAAGGTTGAGGGTGGCGGCTTTATGGGACAGGCTGAGGCAGCGAGGGTTGCCATAGCCAGGGCCCTCGTCGAGTGGACCAACGACATGAACCTCAAGGAAAAGTTTATGAAGTACGACAGAACCATGCTCGTCGGGGACAGCAGGCGCACAGAGCCGCACAAGCCCAACCGCTCCACCAAGGGTCCGAGGGCCAAGAGGCAGAAGTCCTACCGCTGA
- a CDS encoding 50S ribosomal protein L18e produces MVKRTGPTDINLRRLIRYLRKKSNEEGVKIWKDIAWRLERPRRQRAEVNVSRINRYTKDGDVVVVPGSVLGAGKLEHKVIVAAWKFSETARKKIVEAGGEVLTIEELIERNPKGSGVIIME; encoded by the coding sequence ATGGTCAAGAGAACCGGACCCACTGACATCAACCTGAGGAGGCTCATCCGCTACCTCAGAAAGAAATCGAACGAGGAAGGGGTTAAGATATGGAAGGATATTGCTTGGCGCCTTGAGAGACCGAGGAGGCAGAGGGCTGAGGTTAACGTCAGCAGGATCAACCGCTACACCAAGGATGGTGACGTAGTCGTTGTCCCAGGAAGCGTCCTCGGTGCAGGAAAGCTTGAGCACAAGGTCATCGTTGCCGCTTGGAAGTTCAGCGAGACCGCTAGGAAAAAAATAGTCGAGGCTGGTGGAGAGGTCCTCACGATTGAGGAGCTCATCGAGAGGAACCCGAAGGGTAGTGGAGTAATCATAATGGAGTGA
- a CDS encoding 50S ribosomal protein L14e — protein MPAMEVGRIAVVIAGRRAGQKVVVVDVIDKNFVLVTGAGLNKVKRRRMNVKHLEPLPERVNIERGADDEAVKAALEQAGISLE, from the coding sequence ATGCCAGCCATGGAAGTCGGAAGGATTGCCGTTGTTATTGCCGGAAGGAGGGCAGGCCAGAAGGTCGTCGTCGTTGACGTCATCGACAAGAACTTCGTCCTCGTTACCGGTGCTGGCCTCAACAAGGTCAAGCGCAGGAGGATGAACGTTAAGCACCTTGAGCCCCTTCCGGAGAGGGTCAACATCGAGCGCGGCGCCGACGACGAGGCCGTTAAGGCCGCCCTTGAGCAGGCTGGAATCAGCCTTGAGTGA
- a CDS encoding 30S ribosomal protein S13, with protein sequence MTDNFRHIVRVAGVDLDGNKQLRWALTGIKGIGINFATMVLRVAGIDPYMKTGYLTDEQVKTIEKILEDPVAHGIPTWAVNRPKDYETGKDMHLITAKLVMAWREDINRLRRIRAYRGIRHELGLPLRGQRTRSNFRHGTTVGVRRRKK encoded by the coding sequence ATGACGGACAACTTCAGACACATCGTCCGTGTAGCGGGAGTTGATTTGGACGGAAATAAGCAGCTGAGATGGGCCCTTACGGGCATCAAGGGCATAGGGATAAACTTCGCGACCATGGTGCTCAGGGTTGCAGGGATCGACCCGTACATGAAGACCGGTTACCTGACCGACGAGCAGGTCAAGACCATAGAGAAGATCCTCGAGGATCCGGTTGCCCACGGAATCCCGACTTGGGCAGTCAACAGGCCGAAGGACTACGAGACCGGTAAGGACATGCACCTTATCACCGCCAAGCTCGTCATGGCCTGGCGTGAGGACATCAACAGGCTTAGGAGAATCAGGGCTTACCGTGGCATAAGGCACGAGCTCGGACTGCCGCTCAGGGGACAGAGAACCAGGTCGAACTTCAGGCACGGTACCACCGTCGGCGTGAGAAGGAGAAAGAAGTGA
- a CDS encoding 30S ribosomal protein S11, which produces MSEEQTQQVNLKKKEKWGVAHIYSSYNNTIIHITDLTGAETVSRWSGGMVVKADRDEPSPYAAMIAARRAAEEAMEKGFVGVHIKVRAPGGSRSKSPGPGAQAAIRALARAGLRIGRVEDVTPIPHDGTRPKGGRRGRRV; this is translated from the coding sequence ATGAGCGAGGAACAGACCCAGCAGGTTAACCTTAAGAAGAAGGAGAAGTGGGGAGTTGCCCACATATACTCCTCTTACAACAACACCATCATCCACATCACCGACCTCACCGGGGCTGAGACCGTCAGCAGGTGGAGCGGTGGTATGGTCGTCAAGGCCGACAGGGACGAGCCATCACCCTACGCGGCCATGATAGCAGCGAGGAGAGCCGCCGAAGAGGCCATGGAGAAGGGCTTTGTCGGCGTTCACATCAAGGTCCGCGCCCCGGGTGGAAGCAGGAGCAAGAGTCCCGGTCCGGGTGCACAGGCCGCCATCCGTGCCCTCGCCAGGGCCGGCCTCAGGATAGGAAGGGTTGAGGACGTCACCCCGATTCCGCACGACGGCACCAGGCCGAAGGGCGGAAGAAGGGGCAGGCGTGTCTGA
- the secY gene encoding preprotein translocase subunit SecY, producing MGFRDVVFAIERYFPEVERPKRHVPLKEKFMWTGIVLLLYFVLAEIPLYGIPAQIQDYFATLRFVLAGRSGSLLTLGIGPIVTASIIMQLLVGSEIVHLDLSNHEDRRFYQAAQKLFAVFMSFFEAAIYVFAGAFGKVDTTLAPFQTVVAPNGAAYIGLGLGILIILQLGFASVMLILLDELVSKWGIGSGISLFIAAGVSQTVISKALNPATTPDYIDPVTGGPAIIGAVPAFIQHLFYGDLTGALYRGALPDMMDLLATIVVFLVVVYLESMRVEIPLSYGRVTVRGRYPIRFMYVSNIPIILTFALYANIQLWARLLNNYGYTFLGTFDQNGYPLTGFVTYLYPPRDIYHVIADPGRALVYALMTIFWSIIFGFLWVELTGLDARSIARQLQSAGLQIPGFRRDPRILERVLNRYIPYVTFWGSFTLAVVAVLADFLGALGTGTGILLTVGILYRFYEEIAREQATEMFPALRKFFSK from the coding sequence ATGGGGTTCAGAGACGTGGTGTTTGCCATAGAAAGGTATTTCCCAGAGGTTGAGCGGCCCAAAAGGCACGTTCCACTGAAGGAAAAGTTCATGTGGACAGGGATCGTTCTGCTGCTGTATTTTGTGCTTGCTGAGATTCCGCTCTACGGAATTCCCGCCCAGATACAGGACTACTTTGCAACGCTCAGGTTCGTTCTCGCCGGTAGAAGCGGTTCTCTGCTCACCCTTGGTATCGGTCCTATCGTCACCGCGAGTATCATAATGCAGCTTCTCGTCGGTTCTGAGATAGTCCACCTTGATCTCTCAAATCACGAGGACAGGAGGTTCTATCAAGCCGCCCAGAAGCTGTTCGCGGTGTTTATGAGCTTCTTCGAGGCGGCAATCTACGTGTTCGCGGGCGCGTTTGGGAAGGTGGACACCACTCTCGCACCGTTCCAGACGGTCGTCGCTCCCAACGGGGCCGCTTACATTGGGCTGGGGCTCGGCATACTCATAATACTCCAGCTCGGCTTTGCGTCAGTCATGCTCATCCTCCTCGACGAACTGGTCAGCAAGTGGGGCATTGGGAGCGGTATCAGCCTCTTCATAGCGGCGGGTGTCTCCCAGACGGTCATCTCAAAGGCACTGAATCCCGCTACAACTCCGGACTACATTGACCCTGTCACAGGAGGCCCCGCAATTATCGGTGCGGTTCCGGCCTTCATACAGCACCTGTTCTACGGAGACCTCACGGGGGCACTCTACAGGGGTGCGCTGCCCGACATGATGGATCTCCTTGCGACAATAGTGGTGTTCCTCGTGGTGGTCTACCTTGAGAGCATGCGCGTCGAGATACCCCTCAGCTACGGCCGCGTTACAGTACGCGGAAGGTACCCGATAAGGTTCATGTATGTTAGCAACATACCCATCATCCTTACCTTTGCCCTCTACGCCAACATCCAGCTGTGGGCCAGGCTTCTCAACAACTATGGCTACACTTTCCTCGGAACCTTCGACCAGAACGGCTACCCGCTGACCGGATTTGTCACCTACCTCTACCCCCCCAGGGACATCTACCACGTCATAGCCGACCCCGGAAGGGCACTGGTCTACGCGCTGATGACCATATTCTGGTCAATAATCTTCGGTTTCCTGTGGGTTGAGCTGACGGGCCTTGACGCCAGAAGCATTGCCAGACAGCTGCAGAGTGCGGGGCTGCAGATACCCGGATTCAGAAGGGATCCGAGAATACTTGAAAGGGTGCTCAACAGGTACATACCGTACGTTACCTTCTGGGGATCCTTTACCCTCGCAGTAGTGGCAGTACTTGCAGACTTCCTGGGCGCACTCGGTACGGGGACAGGTATCCTCCTTACCGTCGGCATACTCTACAGGTTCTACGAGGAGATAGCGAGGGAGCAGGCAACGGAGATGTTCCCGGCGTTGAGAAAGTTCTTCTCCAAGTGA
- a CDS encoding 50S ribosomal protein L34e yields MKPMYRSRSWRRKYVRTPGGRTVVHFERKKPKIAHCAMCGRPLNGVPRGRPSELRKLPKTKKRPERPYPNLCPSCMRKVMKAQVRAGIAL; encoded by the coding sequence ATGAAGCCGATGTACAGGTCAAGGTCATGGAGGAGGAAGTACGTCCGCACTCCGGGCGGAAGGACGGTTGTACACTTTGAGCGCAAGAAGCCAAAGATAGCCCACTGTGCCATGTGCGGAAGGCCCCTCAACGGCGTCCCACGTGGCAGGCCGAGCGAGCTCAGGAAGCTCCCCAAGACCAAGAAGAGGCCGGAGAGGCCCTACCCGAACCTCTGCCCGAGCTGCATGAGGAAGGTCATGAAGGCCCAGGTCAGGGCCGGCATCGCCCTCTGA
- the cmk gene encoding (d)CMP kinase, whose product MPKGCLVITVSGLAGSGTTTLCRNLARHYGFKHIYAGLIFRQMAEEMGMTLQEFQEYAELHPEIDREVDRRQVEAAKECNVVIEGRLAGWMVKDADLKIWLDAPIMERARRVARREGISVEEAFVQIAEREKGNRKRYLNLYGIDIDDKSIYDLIINTAHWDPDGVFAIVKAAIDHLYPDGDAGSGSDPGNKK is encoded by the coding sequence ATGCCAAAGGGCTGCCTCGTAATAACAGTCAGCGGTTTAGCGGGTTCAGGAACCACCACACTCTGCAGGAACCTCGCCAGGCACTACGGCTTCAAGCACATCTACGCCGGGCTCATCTTCCGGCAGATGGCCGAGGAAATGGGGATGACCCTCCAGGAGTTCCAGGAATACGCGGAGCTTCATCCCGAAATAGACCGCGAGGTCGACAGGAGGCAGGTCGAGGCAGCCAAGGAGTGCAACGTCGTTATAGAGGGCCGCCTCGCTGGATGGATGGTTAAGGACGCTGACCTGAAGATATGGCTCGACGCTCCCATTATGGAGCGCGCCAGGCGGGTTGCCCGCAGGGAGGGCATCTCCGTTGAGGAGGCCTTCGTACAGATTGCCGAGCGTGAGAAGGGAAACAGGAAAAGGTATTTAAACCTCTACGGGATTGACATCGACGACAAGTCGATTTACGATCTAATCATAAACACTGCCCATTGGGACCCCGATGGCGTCTTCGCGATTGTGAAGGCCGCCATCGACCACCTATACCCCGACGGTGACGCGGGGTCGGGTTCAGACCCGGGCAACAAAAAATGA
- a CDS encoding DNA-directed RNA polymerase subunit K yields MFKYTRFEKARIIGARALQIAMGAPILIDVPEGITPLDAALLEFEKGIIPLTVIRPS; encoded by the coding sequence ATGTTTAAGTATACCCGCTTTGAGAAGGCCCGTATTATAGGGGCGAGGGCCCTTCAGATAGCGATGGGTGCGCCTATCCTCATCGACGTCCCGGAAGGAATCACGCCGCTCGACGCCGCGCTGCTTGAGTTTGAGAAGGGCATAATACCGCTCACCGTAATAAGGCCGAGCTGA
- a CDS encoding DUF106 domain-containing protein, producing the protein MIEGIYSFLDSIFGPLIQAYHPIWVVTISGMILGGLFTLLNYILVDQEKVKMLQKKSKEFQKKYKEAQAAKDEKKLKKLQQEQIELMKLQSDVMKDQMLKVTLFTLPIFWIFFGWLRRWYVEVGIAKAPFNFFLFDWFHGLYRSGLPANELGYIGWYILTSMITGYILRKLLDMG; encoded by the coding sequence ATGATTGAGGGAATATACTCTTTCCTTGACAGCATATTCGGTCCGCTGATACAGGCGTACCATCCTATATGGGTAGTTACAATATCCGGAATGATATTGGGTGGGCTCTTCACCCTGCTGAACTACATCCTTGTTGACCAGGAGAAGGTCAAGATGCTTCAGAAAAAGAGCAAGGAGTTCCAGAAAAAGTATAAGGAGGCACAGGCTGCTAAGGATGAAAAGAAGCTCAAGAAACTTCAGCAGGAGCAGATAGAGTTAATGAAACTGCAGAGTGATGTTATGAAGGATCAGATGCTCAAGGTTACACTCTTTACTCTCCCCATATTCTGGATATTCTTTGGATGGTTGAGGAGATGGTACGTTGAAGTGGGGATAGCTAAAGCTCCCTTCAACTTCTTCCTGTTTGACTGGTTCCATGGGCTGTATCGCTCCGGACTACCTGCCAACGAACTCGGCTACATTGGATGGTATATCTTGACGTCCATGATAACCGGATACATCCTCAGGAAGCTCCTCGACATGGGTTAA
- a CDS encoding adenylate kinase, translating to MPFVVMITGIPGVGKSTITRLALRKTRAKFRLVNFGDLMFEEAVRAGLVKHRDEMRKLNPNVQKELQMKAARRIVEMARTEPILIDTHATIRTPVGYLLGFPREVIEVINPNFIVIIEATPSEILGRRLRDLKRDRDVETEEQIQRHQDLNRAAAVSYAMHSNALIKIIENHEDKGLEEAVHELVEVLDLAVGEYD from the coding sequence ATGCCGTTTGTGGTCATGATAACAGGGATTCCAGGGGTTGGTAAAAGCACCATTACTCGACTCGCCCTGAGAAAGACCCGCGCCAAGTTCCGGCTCGTAAACTTTGGGGATCTGATGTTTGAGGAGGCAGTTAGGGCAGGGCTTGTGAAGCACCGCGACGAGATGAGGAAGCTCAACCCCAACGTCCAGAAGGAGCTCCAGATGAAGGCGGCCAGGAGAATAGTGGAAATGGCCCGCACCGAGCCTATCCTTATAGACACCCATGCGACGATAAGGACGCCCGTTGGCTATCTCCTTGGCTTCCCCAGGGAGGTCATAGAGGTCATAAACCCCAACTTTATAGTCATAATCGAGGCGACCCCCAGTGAGATACTCGGGAGGCGCCTCCGCGACCTGAAGCGCGACAGGGACGTTGAGACCGAAGAGCAGATACAGAGGCACCAGGATCTGAACCGTGCGGCGGCGGTGAGCTATGCGATGCATTCCAATGCACTTATAAAGATTATTGAGAACCACGAGGATAAGGGCCTTGAAGAGGCCGTCCACGAGCTTGTTGAAGTACTGGACTTGGCGGTGGGAGAATATGATTGA
- a CDS encoding DNA-directed RNA polymerase subunit N, giving the protein MIVPVRCFTCGKVIGDKYYEFKARVEKGEDPEKVLDDLGIERYCCRRMLLSHVELIDQVMVYRVY; this is encoded by the coding sequence GTGATAGTCCCCGTCAGGTGCTTCACGTGTGGAAAGGTCATAGGAGACAAATACTACGAGTTCAAGGCCCGCGTCGAGAAGGGTGAGGACCCCGAGAAGGTGCTCGACGACCTTGGGATCGAGAGGTACTGCTGCAGGAGGATGCTCCTCAGCCACGTTGAGCTCATAGACCAGGTAATGGTCTACAGGGTGTATTAA
- a CDS encoding DNA-directed RNA polymerase subunit D: MEPKFQILEKREDSIKFIIEGVNVPFANALRRTILSEVPTFAVDEVEFFENDSALFDEIIAHRLAMIPLTTPVERFSLDALELDDYTVTLSLEVEGPGMVYSGDLKSDDEGVKPANPDIPIVKLAEGQRLTLNAYARLGRGKDHAKWQPGFVYYKYLTKIHVSKEVPDWKELKKLAERRGLPVEETEEELIITTTKAFYLPRKFEAYQGDKIREEVVPGTFVFTVETNGEFPVEEIVIIALKILMRKSDRFISELHKLGSD, encoded by the coding sequence ATGGAGCCAAAGTTTCAGATTCTTGAGAAAAGGGAGGACTCGATTAAGTTCATCATCGAGGGAGTCAACGTTCCCTTTGCCAATGCCCTCAGGAGGACTATCCTCTCTGAGGTTCCGACCTTCGCCGTTGATGAGGTCGAGTTCTTCGAGAACGATTCAGCCCTTTTTGACGAGATAATCGCCCACAGGCTGGCCATGATTCCGCTCACAACTCCCGTCGAGAGGTTTTCACTCGATGCCCTTGAGCTTGACGACTATACCGTTACACTGTCCCTCGAGGTGGAAGGGCCGGGTATGGTCTACTCCGGCGACCTGAAGAGCGACGACGAGGGGGTAAAGCCCGCCAACCCGGACATCCCGATAGTCAAACTGGCGGAAGGACAGAGGCTCACCCTCAACGCCTACGCGAGGCTTGGGCGCGGAAAAGATCACGCCAAGTGGCAGCCGGGCTTCGTCTACTACAAGTACCTGACAAAAATACACGTGAGCAAAGAAGTCCCCGACTGGAAGGAGCTCAAGAAGCTTGCCGAGAGGCGCGGTCTTCCCGTGGAGGAGACTGAGGAGGAGCTCATCATCACGACCACCAAGGCCTTCTACCTTCCGAGAAAGTTCGAGGCCTACCAGGGCGATAAGATAAGGGAAGAGGTAGTTCCCGGGACGTTCGTGTTTACCGTCGAGACCAACGGAGAGTTCCCCGTTGAGGAAATCGTGATCATAGCCCTCAAAATCCTCATGAGGAAGAGCGATAGATTTATAAGCGAACTCCATAAATTAGGCTCCGACTGA
- a CDS encoding SDR family oxidoreductase: protein MKAALITGVSGGIGRVLVERLVGNGYRVIGVARREEKLRELKSLFGEKFDYITADLSEGDVSRHIKQSLESLGISRLDLLINNAGFAVRKPLTDHEPEELENIFRVNAMAPIELTRELLPLLEWGSTVVFVVSGVAFVNVPEIPSYCAAKGALHHLVLNLERELSERGIHILRVYPKQVRTEFWGGRIPKGSIEPEKVADAILGGIEKRKREVFVPSYMKLVKYLPNWPVFTYRFKY, encoded by the coding sequence ATGAAGGCCGCACTGATCACAGGTGTAAGTGGGGGAATTGGACGGGTTCTTGTGGAACGACTTGTAGGGAATGGCTATCGCGTCATTGGGGTGGCTAGAAGGGAGGAAAAACTCCGGGAACTGAAGTCCCTGTTTGGGGAGAAATTTGACTACATAACCGCGGATCTGTCCGAGGGAGACGTTTCTAGGCACATCAAGCAGAGCCTTGAGTCCCTAGGAATTTCCAGACTTGACCTGCTCATAAACAACGCGGGCTTTGCCGTGAGGAAACCCCTGACCGACCACGAGCCCGAAGAGCTGGAGAACATTTTTAGAGTGAACGCTATGGCCCCCATAGAGTTAACCCGTGAGCTCCTTCCGTTGCTGGAATGGGGTTCGACCGTCGTCTTCGTTGTTAGCGGTGTGGCCTTTGTGAACGTCCCGGAGATACCCTCTTACTGTGCCGCAAAGGGAGCACTTCACCACTTGGTTCTGAATCTTGAGCGGGAACTGTCGGAGAGGGGCATTCACATCCTGCGTGTGTATCCAAAGCAGGTGAGGACCGAGTTCTGGGGAGGAAGGATTCCCAAGGGTTCAATCGAGCCGGAGAAGGTTGCGGATGCAATACTTGGGGGCATTGAGAAGAGAAAGCGCGAGGTCTTTGTACCGTCGTACATGAAACTTGTCAAATATCTCCCCAACTGGCCGGTCTTCACGTACCGGTTCAAGTATTAG
- the rplM gene encoding 50S ribosomal protein L13: MRIINAEGLILGRLASKVAKMLLEGEEVVIVNADRAIITGNREDIFAKYKQRTELRTRTNPRRGPFYPKRSDEIVRRTVRGMLPWKTDRGRKAFKRLKVYVGVPKEFEGKQLETISEAHMSRLATPKYVTVGEVAKFLGGKF; the protein is encoded by the coding sequence ATGAGGATAATTAACGCTGAAGGACTCATACTCGGAAGGCTCGCCTCGAAGGTCGCCAAGATGCTCCTTGAGGGCGAGGAAGTCGTCATAGTCAACGCCGACAGGGCCATCATCACTGGCAACAGGGAAGACATCTTCGCCAAGTACAAGCAGAGAACCGAGCTGAGGACCAGGACCAACCCGAGGAGGGGTCCGTTCTACCCGAAGAGGAGCGACGAGATCGTTAGGAGAACCGTCAGGGGCATGCTCCCCTGGAAGACCGACCGCGGAAGGAAGGCTTTCAAGAGGCTCAAGGTCTATGTCGGCGTTCCGAAGGAATTCGAGGGGAAGCAGCTTGAGACCATAAGCGAGGCCCACATGTCGAGGCTTGCAACACCTAAGTACGTTACCGTTGGCGAGGTTGCCAAGTTCCTTGGTGGAAAGTTCTGA
- a CDS encoding 30S ribosomal protein S4, giving the protein MGDPKRQRKKYETPSHPWIKERLDRERVLMKKYALKNKKELWRHETQLKEFRRRARRLLAARGKQAEVERVQLLQRLNRLGLLPADAVLDDVLSLTVEDVLDRRLQTIVYKKGLARTIRQARQLIVHGHIEVNGQIIRSPGYLVLREEEDAITYSKTSPFAKESHPERMVIEQAKQGGEA; this is encoded by the coding sequence ATGGGAGACCCTAAGAGGCAGAGGAAGAAGTACGAGACTCCCTCTCACCCGTGGATTAAGGAGAGGCTTGACAGAGAGCGCGTGCTCATGAAGAAGTACGCCCTCAAGAACAAGAAGGAGCTCTGGAGGCACGAGACTCAGCTCAAGGAGTTCAGGCGTAGGGCCAGGCGCCTCCTTGCGGCGAGGGGCAAGCAGGCCGAGGTTGAGAGGGTCCAGCTCCTCCAGAGGCTCAACAGACTTGGCCTCCTTCCGGCCGATGCGGTGCTCGATGATGTCCTTTCGCTTACCGTTGAGGACGTCCTCGACAGGCGCCTTCAGACCATAGTCTACAAGAAGGGCCTCGCCAGGACCATCAGGCAGGCCAGGCAGCTCATTGTCCACGGCCACATCGAGGTCAACGGGCAGATAATCCGCTCTCCGGGCTATCTCGTCCTTAGGGAGGAGGAAGACGCCATAACCTACTCGAAGACCTCTCCTTTCGCCAAGGAGAGCCACCCCGAGAGGATGGTTATTGAACAGGCCAAGCAGGGTGGTGAGGCATGA